In the genome of Aedes aegypti strain LVP_AGWG chromosome 2, AaegL5.0 Primary Assembly, whole genome shotgun sequence, the window ccatgaccgatgtttggcattaaagtcaccaatgtctaaaatttttgacttatattgcgagtcaatttttgcaagtcaggttggagcaaattaacttgctgtccagaggcaaataggcagctatggaagtatatttaccaagctgtgtttcaacagaaacacctaaagtttagtttcaaatgacgaaaacagttgatgttttatacgtctatgaatgataattgcaactcccccacatgccccatcaagtcgatcattacgttaggatcttttttaagtatGGATCttggttttaaatatgtttcagtaataacggctatatgcacgttattagctgtaagaaaattaaacagctcgtcctctttaccattcagagaacgagaattccaattaaaaatatttcaattattatttggatccattagaaaaacgtaatccaataacaatttgattagtaaattttacaccaacttggactgcttcagccatagtggtggctttgaacattgcatcaatcattagattcaattgttcagttggaaagttaaaatcagaggcagacatatcacttgaagtgggttcattatctgatgattttccgttagaatttaggtagacgaagaagcggagtagatgttacctgtggcggcagggttttctccatttgatttcaaacaagtagaatgggtactcataatacgaataggggaggagttcaaattacctgctacgatatcggcaaaggattttccttgggtagatacattcgaaattaaaagattcgaacggctacccgacggattaaaattactTTGGGAATGAGCCTGATTATGATCTTcatgatgggtatgattcttgatcaagcAATCGTTAACTGAAGAATGAGCGGAAACGACCGTTGTgttaacggatattatctttcatctgcctggcacgagcctcgacgactcgcctatgCGAAGGGCAAGGCCAagaattggacttatgattaccCTTtcaattggcgcatatgaatttatcggtatcgggtaccccgttggtttgaccacatttaatctgaacactttttaatttgtacccctcTAATTTGCACaccgttcagattaaaaatggttcaaacgtcatttagctcatggaacggagtaaagtgaaatggaacgctgtagaACGAAacacagaatcaaaacaaaacagtgaaagaggtaatcAAAAACACGGTTCTGgggtgactagaagttcaaattaaaaatgaaccccgatggtttgcatgaggtgctgttcaaattagcggggttgcacggtatcttccttcactggacagacgtccttggcgtgagaagaacctccgcaaatcatgcatttttttgtaccatgaccccatttttggcaccgacggcactgagtgaggttttggtaatttcctccaggtttctggacatgttcccacgtcacacgaacatcgaacaaaagtctagctttttctaaagctttaatattatttagatctttttcgttaaagtgaactaaataatattcttgagaaagccctttccgaacaacgccagattgggttctctttttcataatgacttggactggtgaaaatccaagttaatcatttattccatttttgatctcttcaggtgacttatagtcacttgagaaacctttcaagacgactttgaacaaacgttcagttttgtcgtcataagtaaaaaaaatgtgcttcttctcattaagatgtttgagaagaagttcgcgaactttaagagtttccggcaaaacgcgacagtctcctttctttgcgatttggagggaaaccttgattcctctaatggagttcaagatctcctgcctaaatccccaaattcggaacaactgaccacgataggcggcactctttgcttcctcacttgaatcaaagagcctgggctagaggctgcttggATTTGGTGtacggaaaatttgtctaaagcatcgaactgattgctcatttcgatacaattatcaacattattcatttcacccttggaagaaagttcgcattccggggaagcgtcctttcttccattcttgccacgtttagtgacagttttaaatcccacttttttggaaggaagttgtgaatgcAGAGATTCATCCtttcttttgtttgtagttgcaaccatgtttagtgaataaacgaaagaagacgtgaccttcgaaaggtttttttcccaagatgGTGTCCAAGAAAAATTATCACctctagctttcgctaacgggtccaacgaaaaatcgaaggcacgggtccaaacaaggatcataaagggatcaatagtagaaaaaatagtactgaaaagtacttttttagtagcactgagaagtaccgttttttttattttagcactgaaaagtactattttAGTAGCACTGGAAAGTGCCgttttttattttagcactgaatagtactgtttttgtagcactgaaaagtactgtttattgctttaggtagtttaaaaaaaacttccaagagcagagataattcgtgtacgcacattACGGAGGTACTATGCGCACTGTTCccggaaatccttgagaactccaaagctactatcttttgtaattttctcagggattACCTTGATTTTCTTATCCACTACAATCCTATAATTTCCAccagatatttttcactaatccttcagcTGAATTCTGCGGTTGTTACTCTAGTAGATCTCCTtagatttctacaaaatttctttatcagattgttttgaaaaaaaaaatggttcaggggtttttcaagaaactttgtaagaattcctccgcctgttcatgataaaaatccttcaataattcatccacaatttctctcagaaacccaaaattcttcaaggagttcttcgaaaaaatctgtttttttttttctaggaatttctccagtatttcatccaagtattactcctgcagtttttccaaacattttttaaaaagtttctcaaaaaaatcccatgcaaccgtcaaaaaattatttgagtTTTCAAACCAGCTAATACTGCAATGATGTTCCCAATAATTCGTGCGATCATTTCTACACAAACTGCTGTAGAGATTCTGTCTaatatttttcgagaaattcctttCGAAAACCCTGGGAAATACTATCCCGatatttgattgatttattttaattatcttAGGAAATACAaaaacttcctcaagagtccaggcgttatttcagagattattGTTCATTAACAGTGACTTTAGAACTTCCACTAGTTTTATATGAGGTTACTTCAGGATTTCCTTGGCATTTACCTGGAGAcattacttgaaaaaaaaaaactttattatttagatcacttttgttatAGTGAACCATATAACATTCTTGAGAAAGACCTTTCCGACGAGTGTCAGAtagggttctctttttcatgatGATTACTTGTACTGGGGAACATCCCCAAGTAAATCATTCATTCTATTTTTGATCTcctcaggtgacttatagtcacttggtCAGTGGTTACGCCTTAAGCgatggtgaagaaatcggccctaagtgACCTACGCTATAGTCTACTTCTTCCCAACAAAATGTCAACCTAGAGTTGGCTAAAACAATAGATTTGATAGCAGCGTGactatcagaaaaaatcttttGCTTTCCCCATTACATGCTGTTGAAGTGTTGTTTGCACTCcaaaaataaaagcaaatttGTCTGCCTGAAAACGGTACAGTATATGCTAAGTGAGCAAAATTGATGTAGCATTAGATCACGAGAAAGGCGCCATCAGTTAGATATACTTCTTAGACAGCCAGGTATCCTAAAGGGATTTGCATgggaaatttcctccaagagAAGTTGCAAGCATGTGTGATTCACTATGGGGTCTTCcttaattggtcagatgaagttaagtatctagggctcattctacggcaaatgaaatgtaatatgttgttaacaaaatgttaataaaatcttgttttaccaaattaggatgatagtgttgtctaataacacctagatataaaaaaatgaatgtaatgtttggaatgacactaataaagaaattaaaaaaaaaaaaaaacaaaaaaaaatggggccttccttagccgagtgattagagtccgcggctacaaaacaaagccatgcaaGTCATGTACTGCAAGTGTTTATTAAGAAATAGGAGTAAGCAATAGTATGGAAATGTTTTTAGAAACAATAcaaaaatttcaagatttaTTTTAACATAAGGACTTGGGATCGTGATTTTGgtaatataaacattattttctttttacttccattttctatgtactgTCATCGAAGGCAACATTGAAAAGCTTCTTGGATAATTATAaagaatttcaaattcaaaatttcggtctttagatgattgtatagacgtggccaaggccataattctggacaaacatttcaaaagggcacatcgacattggtaaacattggctttgcaagacgctgttgagcccaattcaactcgatcacgctcaccaataccactatcaggaagagctaacaccaatctttctgatagtggtgttagtttgcgtgggcgggctaaaaagggctcaacagcaacgtttctaaaaaaaggctcaagacctcttgggcccttttcaaatgtttgtccagaattgacTTTATGTACCCTATATTGCCCGTATAGACGTGTTTAGCCTAATTAaaagaaatataattttaagACTGACAAAGTCGGCCAAAAAAATGAAGACAAAATCGGGTGCTGACAAAATCAGGCCATTACTGTATTCAGAGACGCGTCCACGTTTGAaggggtaggacaaacgttggaaaATATGTTGTGCAaagtgaagttaaaaaaaataaccctggactggaaattgaaagttactattTGATGAgcccaaacgcaaaggggtgccattgtggtcggttttgagttgagttgagttaaGGATATTCTACTGTTTCAAAGTGTTCTAACGATATTCTCAGTTGATTTTTCTGCTCAAGaggaaaaataacataattcttagAAGACTTGCTCATTTGTTTGAGTCCTACACAATTTGTATAGAATAAAAGAAAATGCTGAAAAACCTTCAAattagattttctcaaaactagttttttatCACTGACACCCCTTTACTTTTAAACCCCTCACGTTCATGCCACTCGTTACTAGAAGACTAGGAAAGCTTTTTGTCTTTACACAGCGGGTAGCGACTGATTGCcttaaaaatagtaaatttgagACCTGTTTCCAGAAAAGAGATCTGATAGGTACCAAAAAAGGCCGAAAAGAAACCTAACAGgaatcaaaaatgaaaatgaaatctgaggagccaggagataagagtttAATTTTTCATAGCATGAGAACAGACATTTTCATAAGACCCTTTTACGTGTATTTACAATTCCTGGTGACATAACGACTGCAATTGTATCCCGAATTTTCCTAggtaatttctccaagaattctatttaggatacctcaagaattcaacctgggTTTTCCCAATAAAAACCAcagaaatggaaaaaaaatctttgaagttttcaagaaaataataattccttctaaattttataaaattgattcctccataaatttccCTGGGACATCCTCCGAGATTCCGGGTCAAAATGTCTTCTGAAATTCAgtcaataacttctccagaaatatctggTGACATATTTAAAATGTCTCTCTAGATACCTTGCGCAATTGCTACAGAggttccttctaagatttcttcagaaattccttcagtaattctttgaaatgttCTCAAATAAGTCTTGACAgctttttaaaggaattcttccaggaatgtctcctGGGAAATGCCAAGAAAACTTTCCTGAAAATTGaatccgtgagatgtttcttaAGCAAATTTCCAGAGTAGCCTCTGAAACAACTTGTGTAAGTTTTTAACTCACCCTTAATGACCAAGGATCGCTTAAAGAATTCCCTGgactcttgaggaagttttagcagaattcctagataattttctaagttaatcgaaaaaaaaaacaatcgaatCTAGAGATACTTTTCGCAGGAGTTTCTAATGAAACTTCTCAGGAAACATTGGACAGCATTTGTATAGAAATGTATAGGAATGGTCGATAGAATTGCAGTAGTATAACTATAtacaatttttcactattatAATGCTTTACGCTTTTTCTTGGGGAATTTCGGTTGAAATagatactttagagaccttccattgaAATTATAGACGTTTTAGACTTGTATTATAATAGAGACCAAGCGTCTAAAAAGAAATTTATTACCATTCCTTTCTTAATGATCATtctttggattaaattttgttatctttcatattaaaaataagaatatcctttatatttatatcatttttaaatcatttttatcaaacaaattttacaaaaatagatCAAATTGCTGGCCTTTACAACCAATGAGGTCGTTCTAGTACTTTTTTttaatcgtgggtaggacaatccttggactgtcctacccagatgtttttgtgcgtagtacatgtcctacctgtcctacccacttcccgcttttttttaaatctttatttgagtgtattttaacgcacgagggcctATTACTGTTGGTTTTAACACTTTTTGAACTTTTCTATGATTTACTCAAAGTTTAGAATCAAAGTTTAATGAATTATTTTAGAAGATTTTGGcccttaaacatattttattgacaattttcttcaattattgaaaatttataccGCAATCAATCTggatatttattctttaaaatattcCCTTGTTTATAAGAGTCTCAAATAGATCATTACTTAACAAATTAACTAAGGTACCCCGGGGtaagtgagaatacggggtaagtgggaccttccgtcatagctcgtttaggaaaagtttttcaagggggtattcttctagaaagttgaagatacaacaataaggaatgtatttagtacaaaaaatattgtaatttttattaCCATTTGCTCCTTGTAACATTTGTCAGCTCAGCGCCATTTTTAACTTGTATGATAAATtatgacacgtttcacgttctgcattggctcgcaaaaaataattgtgtcaTGAATCGAATTACCATCGGTTAGTTACTactttaagtattattacaagctgcttacgataaacaggtattttcttttaatttcatatgaaaatttctatggtCTAACTTACCCTAAAATATCTTaatacccggggtaagtgggacctatcaaaacaagcaccagaactaaaacttttcctacacgtttcaaacattttcttagAGAGTAGCATTAAAACATTCACACGAATgatttatatcaaaaaataaaatcaatcttACGTAATTGCTTAAAAAGacgaaaaaatgctatttttttctgaatattttttttttttttaaatacgaaTTGAAAATTGAGTGAAGATAGAAATAAAATTAATACATCGTGAGAacaattacttttctatttttattgaactttatttgttatttctaccaaaatcAGTAGTTGCGGAAAACAATTTCATTCCATTAAGTGATTTTCCGCCAtgcataacaataataacagaacatattcaaaaattcgTCAATTATTAAAAGTTTACTTGCTGCATTTCGATTGATAACttatatatgatatattttgaacggGTCTACccagtttggcataatgccatttggcataatgccgtttggcatacagttgtttggcataatagtcgtttggcataatggtcgtttggcataatttgaaaaaggaagATACTGCAGTGGTACAGTAAAATGCCGTACCATAAGATGCGTCATAAAACTAcatgttcctttttttttcaaatggcaTGGAATAATTTAGGCgttggatatatttttgttaaaaatgcgcCATAATATCCCGGACTTAATGACCCCGGAAGTAATGTATGATGCAATTCCAAAAGAGCTTTATTGGATattggtttccttgaaaaatgatgattaAGGAGTATGTCttacaggcattgcagaatccgctctcatttgagtatggagcacgatcaaagcaagcaaagaaaaacatcccatctgttgcggtccacgatcgtcattgcatcgcaaggtgtaacaagtctgataaatggaagcagcgagcgagtgtcccaaagagagagcgatgataaaatccatttttctcgcttgtttactgttggggataggtgtttttctttactggcacgataaacaatccacgaacttccaatagcaatagtgtcccccaggcttggagcatgtttaaaggggttttatcatgcactactatccccccaatctgatcaaagttgtagcattatacgataaacagtctctcataatgtgcagcatgttatgatagttacagagagcgatacgtgagagattctctcaattttctcaggattcaatccctgatgtCTTATCACTAACTGACAACGGAATGTACGATCGTGAGCAGTTTATACACACCCCTTTGCTTAATggaaggaatttgatcaaattcaatgttcaaAGTATCAaagtatgccaaacggctattttgccaaatggcgattatgccaaacgaccgttatgccaaatggaatTATGTCAaacagctattatgccaaacgactgtatgccaaacggggtagacccatTTTGAACATGTAAACAtgataataaattttcgagctgtttagtagaatacctataagtagatgaaaaaaccgaaattagtactataccatttaatttcgctagagtttgtatcctttgacagatacgcgtatttcgacctgaactgtaaggccgtcttcagtgtcgtgtactagactcgacagtcgagtctagtacacgacactgaagacggccttacagttgaggttgaaatacgcgtatctgtcaaaggatagaactcttgtggaattaaatggtatagtactaaattcggttttttcatctaatcATGTAAACATGctttttgtgagaaattttcagttaaaattcAATGCGATATGACGTATTATtaaatctcgcatactctgagataacgccctaaaagctattggtagccacgtgtgtagctcgttgtttctgagcaaatgaaagaataagcatccaaaccaacatcacgggcaggtagataatgagcCTTTCTTCCCCAttgcgttgttaaataacatgaaaatccaatcaaatgctcagaaacaacgagctacacacatggttaccaatggcttttagggcgagatcagaagttatgcgagaaatgtagGGTTTCTTCCTAACACGTAACGTAGTTTATGGCTGATCCCTTacgtacatcaaatatgtactcaaactaaaatatctatgatttatcaatcctattattgcaaCGGTTGACTTACTGAAGTGATTTTACGCACGAAACTGGAtgggtcccacttgccccgtttagcgaggcaactgcgtctaatggctcattGTACATCTTTTttctaaggttttcacaatttcgaaattattgcacacaccagcaaatgtGTTGCCACAATGTGACCGTGTTGTtgaatttgcaaaatatttacatttgaaaattattctgaacaatttgtttgaactatcgttttttatgtcccacttgcGCCGGGATACcttaataatttgaaaataaggtATAGATACAAGCTTCAACATGCGtggttttgtttcattttcaccttaaaattatttattttgcagGATTCTTCATTTCCATGGAGAAAAGAAAATCGAAATATCAAAAGTTGAGTTGAAATACCTTCAACTAGCAAAATAAAAAGCCGGGAAAATTCTGGAAACTATACCGGCAAAACCGGGataaaagcgggaatttcaaaatggtaatttggtggccaccctggtataatcgtacctgccacacgatatacgaatgcgaaaatagcaactttgacaaagaaagctctcagttaataactgtggaagtgcttataagaacactaagctgagaagcattctctgtcccagtgagaacgttaatgccaagaagaaaagaaGATGCGTGATCCACTATTATTTAACGTTTGGGTCCATTCAATTTTATAGTGTAGTGTCTCAACTTATATGGTATACCGTCCACTGTAATAATAATGTACTAAAATAATTTACATTTAATTTGTCTCAGTGTAtctttcaaattttctctattaatatttcaactATTTCAAACTTTCTTATATGTTGTAGACTGTGTAGTACTTGTTTTAACTGTTTTCTTCTCTTTCTGTGTCATTGTAGAAACGCACGATGGTGCACAGTGGTGCGTATCTATCGCACTATCTGCTGCGACCACCTCCGTCATCGTCAGCAATATCTCAGCTGTATTCTACCGCCATCAATGCTAGTAGCTGTCGCTGTCGGAAAACTACTGTCTTTCGAAAGGCAACCGACACATCGGCTCCGCTGCTCAAATATCGAAATTCGTCAATTCAAATAGTGGTTGCCGCGGAAAAAGAACTAAGATCGCTTGATCTGTATCTACGAAAACTAGCAAAGGCGGTCTCATCTACACTTGAGAGGGACTCGGTCTGCAAAGCGCAGCTTCTCTTACTTGACCAGTCGAGATTGGGTTGAGTCCTGGTCACCGAGTGGAACATTTGGCGACTCATAGGGACGGATCTCGAGCGACAACTGACAACTAACACATAAAACAGGCGTTCGAGGGTGATTTAGAGATTAGTAGATCTAGAGTTCTTAGGAATAAGAGCAACGGGAAGTGAGGGATAATCAAGACGGTATCTCAACCGGCAAAAGCAATGTATTCCGAAACAATCTCGGAATTGGACACGATAGCCAATGTGATCGGTCTGCGGGGAGTAGGAACGAGTACATTAACAAAGTTTGTCGATATGTGGTATCACGTCTTCCTGTGGGCTCTGTTTTCGTCGATTGTTATCCATACCGGTGCGGCGGTAATTGCGTTTGTCACGCTACGCAAGCACAAATTTGGTCGATTCTTCTCAATTTTTATCCTAGTAATGGGTGTTGTTTCTCCGGTTACCGGAGGCACCGTCAGTAGTGCCACCATTGCCTTTGTACATAGAGCCTCGAATTTACCAATGTCGCCAATCCTGGCGATGGTATACGGCGTTGGACAGACTATACTGTCTGCTTGTCTCGGGTTCACGCGGCTACTGGCAACACTGTAAATGCTATTGGCATATCCTGCATATGGTCTGCCAGAGCAGACAACATCCCACTCAAATACAAATACATCCATACATGTAAATTAAACACATCTAAATTATTGTACTAGTGGAAATTCTAAATAGATCAAACACGTTAGCCATTTTACGATAGTccagtttttatcaaaatgcgcaagagaagaaggaaaaaaacgAATGAAATGCATCCTTAGGGACAACCATACAAGGGCCATACAACTTGACACGACACAAGATAAGGTTGATACCTATGATACAATGATACAAACGTCAGCTAATGTGTTGTAACGAGCAAAAATAGAAGACGACAAAGCGAAGACTAAAACAGAAATGAGCCACTAGCAGTAAACGGATGCGAGAAAAGGAAGAAAAAAGAGACAGAATCGATTACTATACATAGTCAAAACAACAAGAAATGAAATAGTGATATATACCTAAAACAAGTAATTAAAACTAATTAGTagaaaaaattaaatgggaaaaAGAGCAAATCTAGTTAAAGCAAATCAAACGCCACTAAAACAAAACCTAAATGTGCTATTTACCGACCATTATCGTCGTTATCATTATGGTACCGGATATTGCGCTTTCGATACAGTCGCCTGTTTTGTGTTCCACCTTTTTCCCATTTCTGTCACGGATGCTGCTATAATTGCATCACTGTCCATCATATCTCTAATGtaggagagaaaaaaaaaaacactgcaaaCTACTATTTATTTGTCATTTTGTGCTTTCTGCAATTGCCTATCTCTCTCATTATTGTTTTCTGTCAGCTTTTAAACTAGTAGGTATAAATGTATTCACTCATGTTTTCCTTTTTTCTTGCTCCTTGTGTACGATTGTTCTTTCGACATTCTATGTAGAAATAGTGAGTTATGTTTTGTATATTAGTTCCACTAGTTTGATTCTATCTCTGCATATTCATTAGGTAGAGTGGGCTTGTATGTATATTTTTGCTTAGATGATGAGAAAAAGAGAGAGGAAAAGTCGAGATTAATCCAATATGTATCTGTATTGCTATGCGAAAAAAAGTGTAGGAACAAAATCAGTAACTGATAATTTTGAACGTGGTTTAGGAAACGGTGATTTACGCTAGAGGAAAATGAACGATAAGCATCAATCAGGAAGTTAGGAAGATTTTTGTGTTAAAGCCACAGTCGAATTCTCTTAAACTAGAGATATGTaataatttgcgaataaaatAATGGCCACACAAAATCTATAAACAGCTACACTCCCTCTTTGATGCATAAAATGGAGCAGGTTTTAAtcataacaaataaataaaagtcaATGAATCGATAGTAAAAAGATTGTTTTATTAATGTTCATGGCCTTTGCAATCAACTTCAGAGAAACACACGTAACACTTTTCACTTTCCATCGACCCCCTTTTTCAAACGGTTGATTCAAAAATGTAGTTTATCATCATTAGGCTACacacatcgtttttcttcgcgtttagACTTTCTAACACTTCCGTCGTCTAGTACCCAGTGCATATATCGTTGAGCGATTATGCTTTTGCAACGATGATTTCGATTGCGTATGGCTCTGtcatcagtgttacgtctgtttgtctgcaGATCAAGCCCAAGTAATTTATGCATTTAAATAGCTAACTTTATATAGCATTattgtacatgtacaattaAAGTTGATTTAAAGGGAGgaaaggaacccaaaaatttcgaCCTAATGTTACAAGATCAATATGAGCTCTAGTGCGGCGCTTTCCAACCTTAAATCAACTTTAATTGTATTTATACAGTAATGCTAGCTTTATATGTATACATTGCAGCTTGAGCACCATGGTTACTTGAAATGTTCCATCACAACCAAGAAAAAATGCACTCTTATCACACTGTCCATACGTCTGTTTGTTTGGAtctaagtcgagatttcattcgcgtaaTATGACGACTTATGTCTATGCATTACATATTTCTCGCTAAatgcacatttgcacaggattaacctcgcggtgAGCAATACTAATAGTAGGTATGGTTCcagttatgatgacatcgatcacgtagtttgctAATGATCGGATATGGAGGCCTCCAGAACGAAACTTTTGGATAACCTTACGGCCCAAGGTAGGTTAAAGATTTCCTTTGCTTGTTTTGAATGAAAGTTAAATTCCGTTGTGTTCTATTGTACGGTTATTTATTTGTTAGCTTTTGTTTTGTATCCTTCttctgtgttttttttataaaaatgtgttcactaccTTGAATTAGACCTTTCTTAGCCTAACGGTAAATTCCGCTGCAACAAAGCAAAGCTGTGTTGAAggtgtccgggttcgattcctgtcggcccaggatcttttcttaatggaaacttccttggctttcctgggcatagagtatcatcgtacctgccacatgatatacgaatgcaaaatggcaactttggcaatgaaagctctcaggtgataactgtggaagtgctcataagaacagctgaaacgcaagctctgtcccagtgagggcgtaatgccaagaagaagaagaagaagaaccatgaGATGCCATTAGTACCCAGACTCCACCCTGTACTAATTTTGGTActgaaatttttcagattttttgggagaaaactttgaaaaaaaaaatcgc includes:
- the LOC5569164 gene encoding transmembrane protein 170A, which translates into the protein MYSETISELDTIANVIGLRGVGTSTLTKFVDMWYHVFLWALFSSIVIHTGAAVIAFVTLRKHKFGRFFSIFILVMGVVSPVTGGTVSSATIAFVHRASNLPMSPILAMVYGVGQTILSACLGFTRLLATL